The following proteins come from a genomic window of Carboxydocella sporoproducens DSM 16521:
- the mqnC gene encoding cyclic dehypoxanthinyl futalosine synthase, translated as MGVEPILKKALDGERLSMTEGVALLQSNDLVAIGQVAHQIRLRKHPENLVTFVIDRNINYTNICKVKCRFCAFYRSEDDADAYVLSYEEIYRKIEETLAVGGTQILMQGGINPSLPFEWYLDLLKGIKERYNVHIHSFSPPEIVHLAEISGLSLKETIAALREAGLDSIPGGGAEILDNRVRHYISPRKITWEQWMEVMIIAHQLGMKTTATMMFGSVESPEERVAHMVRLREVQDQTGGFTAFIPWSFQPLNTELGGTTAGGFEYLKTLAVSRIMLDNFPNIQASWVTQGSKMAQISLRFGANDFGGTMLEENVVRAAGVTNRVPMDEIIRCIKDAGHRPAQRDTLYRIIRYFD; from the coding sequence ATGGGCGTTGAACCGATTTTAAAAAAGGCATTGGACGGTGAACGCCTGTCTATGACTGAAGGCGTTGCCTTACTCCAATCCAACGATCTGGTGGCGATTGGCCAGGTTGCTCATCAGATCCGTTTACGCAAACACCCAGAAAACCTGGTGACTTTTGTAATTGATCGTAACATCAATTATACTAATATTTGTAAAGTAAAATGCCGTTTTTGCGCCTTTTACCGTTCGGAAGATGATGCTGATGCTTATGTTTTGTCCTATGAAGAAATCTACCGCAAAATTGAGGAAACACTAGCTGTTGGTGGTACGCAAATTTTGATGCAGGGCGGTATTAACCCCAGTTTGCCTTTTGAATGGTACCTGGATTTGCTCAAAGGCATAAAGGAACGATATAATGTGCATATCCACTCTTTTTCGCCTCCGGAAATCGTACATCTGGCTGAAATCAGTGGGCTGAGTCTAAAGGAAACGATTGCTGCTTTACGGGAGGCTGGCCTGGATTCCATTCCTGGCGGTGGAGCTGAGATTCTGGACAACCGGGTCAGACATTATATCAGTCCCAGAAAAATTACCTGGGAGCAATGGATGGAAGTGATGATTATTGCCCATCAGCTGGGCATGAAAACAACAGCGACTATGATGTTTGGCAGTGTGGAAAGTCCTGAAGAGCGGGTGGCCCATATGGTACGGTTGCGGGAGGTTCAGGACCAAACCGGCGGTTTTACGGCTTTTATACCCTGGAGTTTTCAACCTCTCAATACCGAACTGGGAGGCACTACCGCTGGTGGTTTTGAGTATTTGAAAACCCTGGCAGTCAGTCGTATAATGCTGGATAATTTCCCTAATATCCAGGCTTCCTGGGTAACCCAGGGGTCCAAAATGGCGCAAATTTCCTTGCGCTTTGGAGCCAATGATTTCGGAGGCACCATGCTGGAGGAAAATGTGGTCAGAGCGGCAGGAGTAACCAACAGAGTGCCGATGGACGAGATAATAAGATGCATTAAGGATGCAGGTCATCGTCCTGCCCAGAGAGATACCTTATATCGCATTATCCGCTACTTTGATTAA
- a CDS encoding selenium metabolism-associated LysR family transcriptional regulator has translation MNLRQLETFCLVVELGSFTRAARVLHMTQPAVSLQIKNLEEELGLPLIERGEKQLIITDGGHLLYRQAKRILSEWNILQDGLEQLKASQTGTIRLAASTIPGEYLLPVLLATFRNHIPGVSLGLNITDSEAVGQLLLERAVHLGVTGVALKDPLLECQPWRSDEILLIVGPEHPWFGVQEIEPGRLWESPWILREQGSGTRKVVETRLQTLNIELSQLLVLMELGSSRAVVTAVASGLGAGWVSNLAVADMLAEGKIAAVRVKGLDLSRTFYLLRHRQVFLPPIAQKFYEFLLKQV, from the coding sequence ATGAACTTACGACAACTTGAGACCTTTTGTCTGGTGGTTGAACTGGGGTCATTCACTAGAGCTGCCCGGGTTCTGCATATGACCCAGCCGGCGGTTAGCTTGCAAATCAAAAATCTGGAAGAAGAACTGGGGCTGCCCTTGATCGAGCGCGGAGAAAAACAGCTAATTATTACAGACGGCGGTCATTTGCTTTACCGACAGGCCAAACGCATTCTCAGTGAATGGAATATTTTACAGGATGGGCTGGAGCAACTGAAAGCTTCCCAGACCGGTACAATCCGGCTGGCAGCTTCTACTATTCCCGGGGAGTATTTATTGCCTGTATTGCTGGCTACTTTTCGCAATCACATTCCAGGAGTGTCCCTGGGGCTTAATATTACGGATAGTGAAGCAGTAGGACAGCTTTTACTGGAGCGGGCTGTGCATTTAGGGGTGACAGGTGTAGCTTTGAAAGATCCTTTGCTAGAATGTCAGCCCTGGCGGTCAGATGAGATTTTGCTAATCGTAGGGCCTGAACACCCCTGGTTTGGGGTGCAGGAAATTGAGCCAGGGCGTTTGTGGGAATCTCCCTGGATTTTACGTGAACAGGGGTCTGGAACCAGAAAGGTTGTGGAAACCAGATTACAAACTTTAAATATTGAGTTATCCCAGTTGCTGGTTTTGATGGAATTAGGATCCAGCCGGGCAGTAGTGACTGCTGTTGCTTCCGGTTTAGGTGCAGGCTGGGTAAGCAATTTAGCAGTTGCCGATATGCTTGCTGAAGGGAAAATTGCAGCTGTACGGGTCAAAGGTCTGGACTTGAGCCGCACCTTCTATCTATTGCGCCACCGGCAGGTGTTTCTTCCGCCAATTGCCCAAAAGTTTTATGAGTTCTTGTTAAAACAGGTTTAG
- a CDS encoding menaquinone biosynthetic enzyme MqnA/MqnD family protein — MASLRLGQVDFINCLPVYTAINQEIITLEAEIVPGPPAQLNRMFLQGELDVTPISSIEYARHADQCLVLPDLSIGADGEVMSLLLFSRIPVTELDHKVIALPNTSATTIALLKILLEHYYHISCDFVTMEPDLTAMLSRAEAALLIGDIAMIEQLKVNSGYYEGIIVTDVGAVWKEMTGESMVYAVWVVKKDFAGEHPQEIARLASALQASLRWGREHEDQLIALAQDRSPWFTEDYLRRYFHTITHSLTEKDIRAMNAFFDYAYKTGILEERVKIEIWREKDGR; from the coding sequence TTGGCCAGTTTGCGTTTGGGGCAGGTGGATTTTATCAATTGCCTGCCTGTCTATACGGCAATAAACCAGGAGATTATTACCCTGGAGGCGGAAATCGTTCCCGGCCCACCGGCCCAGTTGAATCGCATGTTTTTGCAGGGAGAACTGGATGTTACACCCATTTCATCCATTGAATATGCCCGGCATGCTGACCAGTGTCTGGTTTTACCTGATCTATCCATTGGGGCGGATGGGGAAGTAATGAGCTTATTGCTTTTTTCCCGGATACCTGTTACTGAACTTGATCACAAAGTCATCGCCTTGCCTAACACATCAGCTACTACGATAGCCTTATTAAAAATATTACTGGAGCACTATTACCATATCAGCTGTGACTTCGTCACCATGGAACCGGATTTAACAGCTATGTTATCCCGGGCCGAGGCGGCTCTGTTAATTGGCGACATCGCCATGATTGAACAGCTAAAAGTGAACAGCGGCTATTATGAGGGCATAATAGTTACCGATGTTGGAGCTGTTTGGAAAGAGATGACCGGGGAAAGTATGGTGTATGCTGTCTGGGTGGTAAAAAAGGATTTTGCTGGAGAACACCCCCAGGAAATTGCCCGGCTGGCCAGTGCCCTGCAGGCTAGCTTGCGCTGGGGGCGGGAGCATGAAGACCAGCTGATTGCCCTGGCCCAGGACCGCAGTCCCTGGTTTACTGAAGACTATCTGAGAAGGTATTTTCATACCATCACCCATTCTTTAACAGAGAAAGATATTAGGGCAATGAATGCCTTCTTTGATTATGCTTATAAAACAGGGATACTGGAAGAAAGAGTGAAAATAGAGATCTGGAGGGAAAAAGATGGGCGTTGA
- the selA gene encoding L-seryl-tRNA(Sec) selenium transferase yields the protein MSVNEKMRHLPAVEKVMQAIKPAVKARFPREILVKKIQAVIEAYRQRIRNEELKAVPAIREICAEVEKALLRLSTPQLKPVVNATGVVLHTNLGRAPLSDRAVAAVTAVARGYCNLEMDLSTGKRGSRYSHVEELLCQITGAEAALVVNNNAAAVLLALSVLGAGKEVIISRSQLVEIGGSFRVPEVMAQSGCILKEVGATNKTKLSDYEQAIGPNTGLLLKVHTSNYRIVGFTQEVGLADLVELGKRYQLPVMEDLGSGFLVDLAARGIGDEPTVQASIAAGADVVTFSGDKLLGGPQAGIIVGKKSLLDKMKKHPLNRALRIDKMTVAALQATLLAYLEPEGVWQEIPTLRLLTLTADQIQDRAESLATSLRTVLHDKAEVQVVAEVSEVGGGAMPLTSLPTYAVRIKFVQRDCQLMAERLRQQDRPILVRIKDEGILLDLRTVLPGEEKMILSAFTSLMEGESR from the coding sequence ATGTCTGTAAATGAAAAAATGCGGCATTTGCCGGCAGTAGAAAAAGTTATGCAGGCAATTAAACCGGCGGTCAAAGCAAGATTTCCGCGGGAAATTCTGGTAAAAAAAATTCAGGCGGTGATAGAGGCCTATCGCCAGCGAATCAGGAATGAGGAATTAAAAGCGGTACCGGCGATAAGGGAGATCTGCGCTGAGGTGGAAAAGGCCCTATTACGTCTATCCACCCCGCAACTAAAACCGGTAGTAAATGCTACCGGGGTTGTTTTGCATACCAATTTAGGCAGAGCTCCTCTGTCTGACCGGGCAGTGGCGGCAGTGACAGCTGTGGCTCGGGGGTATTGTAATCTGGAAATGGATTTGTCCACCGGGAAACGGGGTTCCCGTTACAGTCATGTTGAGGAGCTGCTCTGTCAGATTACCGGGGCGGAAGCGGCACTGGTTGTCAATAATAATGCAGCTGCAGTTTTGCTGGCTTTATCCGTTCTCGGGGCAGGCAAGGAAGTGATTATTTCCCGCAGTCAACTTGTAGAAATCGGCGGTTCATTTCGTGTTCCTGAGGTAATGGCCCAGTCAGGTTGTATTTTAAAAGAAGTGGGGGCTACCAATAAAACTAAGCTCAGTGATTATGAACAAGCTATAGGTCCTAATACGGGCTTGTTATTGAAAGTACACACCAGTAATTACCGGATAGTAGGTTTCACTCAGGAAGTTGGCCTGGCTGATTTGGTAGAACTGGGTAAACGTTATCAATTGCCGGTAATGGAGGATCTGGGATCCGGATTTTTGGTAGACCTGGCTGCTAGAGGTATCGGTGATGAGCCTACTGTTCAGGCATCAATTGCCGCCGGGGCGGATGTCGTCACTTTTTCAGGGGACAAGCTTTTAGGAGGACCGCAGGCTGGTATTATCGTCGGCAAGAAAAGTCTTCTGGACAAAATGAAAAAACATCCTTTAAACCGGGCTTTGCGAATCGATAAAATGACTGTTGCTGCCCTGCAGGCAACATTGCTGGCTTATCTTGAGCCGGAAGGAGTATGGCAGGAAATACCTACTTTGCGCCTGCTGACCTTAACTGCTGACCAGATACAGGACAGAGCAGAAAGTCTGGCAACTTCTCTTCGTACTGTATTGCATGATAAGGCTGAGGTTCAGGTAGTAGCTGAGGTCAGTGAGGTAGGAGGAGGCGCAATGCCCTTAACTAGTTTGCCTACTTATGCAGTCAGAATAAAGTTTGTACAACGAGACTGTCAACTGATGGCAGAGCGTTTGCGGCAACAGGATAGGCCGATATTGGTACGTATCAAGGATGAGGGGATACTGCTGGATTTGCGCACTGTTTTACCTGGAGAGGAAAAGATGATTTTATCAGCTTTTACCAGTTTGATGGAGGGAGAGAGCCGATGA
- the tatA gene encoding twin-arginine translocase TatA/TatE family subunit yields MFGFVIGWQEAIIILVIVLIIFGPGKLPSIGKALGETVRNFRKSASETDTDNGTEKKEQ; encoded by the coding sequence ATGTTTGGATTTGTAATTGGCTGGCAGGAAGCAATAATTATTCTGGTGATTGTTCTGATCATTTTTGGGCCCGGTAAGTTGCCCAGTATCGGCAAGGCACTGGGAGAAACTGTGCGCAATTTCAGAAAAAGCGCCAGTGAAACAGATACAGACAATGGCACCGAGAAAAAGGAACAATAG
- the tatC gene encoding twin-arginine translocase subunit TatC produces the protein MSEKEMSLLGHLEELRWVIIKSLLSLIPGFAIGWYYRETIMQILLKPLLDINPNFKPIVLKPTDVFFVYVKIAFVTGIVLASPYIIYQIWSFIEPALKPHEKKIVGRILPAAVLLFFTGLIFAYFTVFKIGTVFFWGFGGEAVAPMYGMQEYWNFTLAFLLPFGLVFELPIVVSILAKLGLVTPEFLKKNRKFAILLIFVIAAFLTPGPDIISQLLMAAPMIILYEISIWLARIVKPINRFEEEEVQ, from the coding sequence ATGTCTGAAAAGGAAATGTCCCTGCTGGGCCATTTAGAGGAGTTACGCTGGGTTATTATCAAGAGCCTTCTCTCTCTAATTCCTGGTTTTGCTATTGGTTGGTATTACCGGGAAACTATTATGCAAATTCTTTTAAAACCACTACTGGATATTAATCCGAATTTTAAACCGATTGTTCTGAAACCGACAGATGTTTTTTTCGTCTATGTCAAGATTGCTTTTGTAACTGGGATCGTTCTGGCCAGCCCTTATATTATCTATCAGATCTGGTCGTTTATTGAACCAGCTCTGAAGCCTCATGAGAAAAAGATCGTAGGCAGAATTCTTCCTGCGGCCGTACTGCTCTTTTTCACCGGCCTGATTTTTGCTTATTTTACTGTATTTAAAATCGGTACAGTATTTTTCTGGGGTTTTGGTGGGGAAGCAGTTGCACCTATGTATGGTATGCAGGAATACTGGAATTTCACATTGGCATTCCTCTTGCCCTTTGGCCTGGTGTTCGAGCTGCCGATAGTGGTGTCTATTTTGGCCAAACTGGGATTAGTTACTCCGGAATTTCTAAAAAAGAACAGAAAATTTGCCATTTTGCTGATTTTTGTTATTGCTGCTTTTTTAACTCCCGGTCCGGATATTATCTCCCAGCTTTTGATGGCAGCGCCAATGATTATCCTCTATGAAATCAGCATCTGGTTGGCCCGGATCGTAAAACCGATAAATCGTTTTGAGGAAGAAGAAGTGCAATAA
- the selB gene encoding selenocysteine-specific translation elongation factor encodes MKRVIIGTAGHVDHGKTTLVKALTGHDTDRLKEEKVRGISIELGFAPFTLPSGQRIGLVDVPGHERFIKNMLAGVGGIDLVMLVIAADEGIMPQTREHLDIINLLQVKGGVVVITKADLVETEWLDLIREEVEGVLKDSVLAGAPVIAVSAMTGQGIPELIAVLEKLVSDIEERPATGQARLPIDRVFTITGFGTVVTGTLISGRLQMGQEVVLLPSGKQSRIRSLQVHGKRVEEARAGQRVAVNLHGLEINEVDKGEVLTVPGAFVPTYRLDVELEVLPTVEKALQHGQRLRFYLGTSEVFCRLRLLDREELEAGTRAPVQLVLEQPVVAAKRDRFIVRTYSPMHTVAGGQIIDAHPPRHRRYQEGLNEQLLQKLKGEPDELLLNVMKSTSSALLTWEELIKKAQLSQEEGQAAQQVLLGRGDALEISVEKQKYGIARDIYLLWLDTVKQILQKYHQQYPLRRGFSKEELRGKLNLNLSNKEFTALLNMWQQDGELQILEQDVALKDFQPEAKGKLAEAVAQAETAFLKGKFQPPSWAEVAEKLPVSPQQQEEVLLFLQQQGRLIKISDDLYFHSRALKEAKDILLELLEKHQEITLAQFRDALNSSRKYMVPLMEYFDRQRVTRRIGDLRVKF; translated from the coding sequence ATGAAGCGGGTTATTATCGGCACTGCTGGCCATGTTGACCATGGCAAAACTACCCTGGTCAAGGCCCTAACCGGGCATGATACTGACCGGCTGAAAGAGGAAAAAGTACGGGGCATTTCGATTGAACTGGGATTTGCTCCTTTTACCTTACCTTCTGGACAAAGAATCGGCCTGGTGGATGTACCGGGCCATGAGCGCTTTATTAAGAATATGTTAGCCGGAGTTGGTGGCATTGACCTGGTAATGCTGGTTATCGCTGCCGATGAAGGAATTATGCCGCAAACCAGAGAACACCTGGATATTATTAATTTACTTCAGGTTAAGGGCGGCGTTGTGGTGATAACCAAGGCGGACCTGGTAGAAACTGAATGGCTGGATCTTATCCGCGAAGAGGTAGAAGGAGTTTTAAAAGATTCAGTGTTAGCTGGCGCCCCGGTTATTGCTGTTTCAGCAATGACTGGACAGGGAATTCCCGAGTTAATTGCTGTTCTTGAAAAACTGGTTAGTGATATTGAGGAGAGACCTGCGACCGGCCAGGCGCGTTTGCCGATTGACCGGGTCTTTACGATAACAGGCTTTGGCACTGTGGTTACCGGGACTCTGATTAGTGGCCGCCTTCAGATGGGACAGGAAGTTGTACTGTTACCTTCTGGCAAACAAAGTCGAATTCGCAGTTTACAGGTGCATGGTAAAAGGGTGGAAGAGGCGAGAGCGGGCCAGAGAGTAGCCGTTAATTTGCACGGCCTGGAAATAAACGAGGTGGATAAAGGAGAAGTTTTAACCGTTCCTGGCGCCTTCGTCCCCACTTATCGTCTGGATGTGGAACTGGAAGTATTGCCGACTGTTGAAAAGGCATTACAACATGGTCAAAGATTGCGTTTCTATCTTGGAACCAGTGAGGTTTTTTGCCGTTTGCGCTTACTGGATCGAGAAGAATTGGAAGCTGGAACCAGAGCCCCGGTACAGCTTGTACTAGAACAACCTGTGGTAGCAGCCAAAAGAGACCGGTTTATAGTACGTACTTACAGTCCAATGCATACTGTGGCGGGAGGTCAGATTATCGACGCCCATCCACCCCGTCACAGGAGATACCAGGAAGGACTAAACGAGCAATTGCTGCAAAAACTTAAAGGAGAGCCGGATGAACTATTGTTGAATGTAATGAAATCCACTTCATCCGCCCTGCTTACGTGGGAGGAACTGATTAAAAAGGCACAGCTCTCACAAGAGGAGGGCCAGGCTGCTCAACAAGTTCTTCTAGGCAGAGGAGATGCTCTGGAAATCAGTGTGGAAAAGCAAAAGTATGGAATAGCCCGGGACATTTATCTACTATGGTTGGATACGGTCAAACAGATTTTACAAAAATATCATCAACAGTATCCGCTGCGGCGCGGTTTTTCTAAAGAAGAACTAAGGGGTAAACTGAATCTAAATTTAAGCAACAAAGAGTTTACTGCTTTGCTAAATATGTGGCAGCAGGATGGGGAGCTGCAAATCTTAGAACAAGATGTCGCCTTAAAAGATTTTCAACCAGAAGCAAAGGGTAAATTAGCCGAGGCAGTAGCCCAGGCAGAAACAGCTTTTCTGAAAGGAAAATTTCAGCCTCCGTCCTGGGCTGAAGTGGCGGAGAAATTACCAGTTTCACCCCAGCAGCAGGAGGAAGTGCTACTGTTTTTACAACAACAAGGCAGACTGATAAAAATAAGTGACGATTTATATTTTCACAGCCGGGCCCTAAAGGAAGCAAAGGATATTTTACTGGAACTTCTGGAAAAACATCAGGAAATAACACTGGCCCAGTTTCGGGATGCTTTGAACTCATCGCGCAAATACATGGTTCCCTTAATGGAGTATTTTGATCGGCAGCGAGTGACCAGGAGAATTGGGGATTTGAGGGTGAAATTTTAA
- the ftsY gene encoding signal recognition particle-docking protein FtsY — MGFFSKLKESLAKTRQVFVEKIETLLTGYRKPDEEFFEELEEALIQADVGVTTSMQLVEKLQKICKERRIEDASLLKDVLAEEVARILGEEDIELNLKGQPFSVILVVGVNGVGKTTTIGKLAWFLKSQGKKVILAAGDTFRAAAIDQLEIWGNRAGVEVIKHQEGSDPAAVAFDAMQAARARKADVIIIDTAGRLHNKVNLMEELKKIKRVIQREVPDAPHEVLLVLDATTGQNAVNQAKIFGEAAGVTGIVLTKLDGTAKGGVIISIKNELKVPVKFIGIGEKMEDLRPFAPQEFASALFDRSDAKEM, encoded by the coding sequence ATGGGCTTTTTTAGCAAGTTAAAAGAAAGTCTGGCCAAAACCAGGCAGGTTTTCGTAGAAAAAATTGAGACTTTATTAACGGGATACCGTAAACCCGATGAGGAGTTTTTCGAAGAGCTGGAAGAAGCTCTGATTCAGGCAGACGTGGGTGTGACTACTTCCATGCAGCTCGTAGAAAAACTGCAGAAGATATGCAAAGAAAGGCGCATTGAAGATGCATCACTATTAAAAGATGTGCTTGCTGAAGAAGTTGCCCGAATTTTAGGAGAAGAGGATATTGAGCTTAATCTGAAAGGGCAGCCGTTTTCAGTAATTCTCGTAGTTGGAGTAAATGGGGTAGGGAAAACCACAACCATTGGTAAACTAGCCTGGTTTTTAAAAAGCCAGGGCAAAAAAGTCATTCTAGCAGCAGGGGATACTTTCCGCGCCGCTGCGATTGACCAGCTGGAAATCTGGGGAAACAGAGCCGGAGTAGAAGTGATCAAGCACCAGGAAGGCAGTGATCCGGCGGCAGTAGCCTTTGATGCTATGCAAGCTGCTAGAGCTAGAAAAGCTGATGTTATCATTATTGATACAGCCGGGCGGCTGCATAACAAAGTTAATTTGATGGAAGAATTGAAGAAAATTAAACGAGTGATTCAACGAGAAGTTCCGGATGCCCCCCACGAGGTTTTGCTGGTACTGGACGCTACTACAGGACAGAATGCAGTAAACCAGGCCAAGATCTTTGGTGAGGCTGCCGGAGTAACAGGGATTGTCCTTACCAAGCTGGACGGCACTGCCAAGGGTGGAGTGATAATTTCCATTAAAAACGAGTTAAAAGTGCCGGTGAAATTCATTGGCATCGGGGAGAAGATGGAGGACTTGAGGCCCTTTGCCCCCCAGGAATTTGCCTCTGCCCTCTTTGACCGAAGTGATGCAAAGGAGATGTAG
- a CDS encoding peptidase S7, with translation MKVQGIAKAIVDKLLETSNRLGQGRNCGVFGLVNEQGIIDCITPLVEGGISGLPLRQLLKYICNMEGRPVIEGLMSLPDNAVFIITRPGKSGLITDVSGINFFGCSVVAIGIKHKRVAGIGYIDVRPDYFDLGTKAERVDLDILAADNMDEERRVLQASNELAQRFLYLSEPVSVVETELKPWPGPFCQQNWQLQRFEVNTIAKELAQELVVKSTEVGQGREVAVIGIVDEKGHVTGMGKPVVGGMGYIPSRLIASSAVDISGRSLKEIYAKLVPENAVFVHTHPGGTGVMHMGDAMAGPGTWGRPIIAIGHDQDGNIKGATVIEVREEIFRLADEDEKISQEFFQAETPEAEAEIRNRKFGIAQEFTALCKAIELV, from the coding sequence ATGAAAGTTCAAGGAATTGCCAAAGCGATAGTGGATAAGCTTCTGGAAACCAGTAACCGTCTGGGCCAGGGCCGCAATTGTGGTGTGTTCGGTCTGGTCAATGAACAGGGTATTATCGATTGTATCACTCCCCTGGTTGAGGGGGGGATTTCAGGTTTGCCCCTGCGCCAGCTTTTAAAATACATCTGTAACATGGAAGGCAGACCTGTGATCGAAGGTTTGATGAGTTTGCCAGACAACGCCGTCTTCATTATTACACGGCCAGGGAAAAGCGGCTTGATTACTGATGTCAGTGGGATTAATTTTTTTGGCTGTTCTGTTGTGGCAATTGGTATTAAACATAAGCGTGTGGCTGGCATCGGTTATATTGATGTCAGGCCAGATTATTTCGACCTGGGAACTAAAGCCGAGCGAGTGGATCTAGATATACTGGCCGCTGATAATATGGATGAGGAGAGAAGAGTATTGCAAGCCAGTAATGAATTAGCCCAGAGATTTCTCTACCTATCAGAGCCTGTCTCGGTTGTAGAGACAGAGCTAAAACCCTGGCCAGGGCCCTTTTGCCAGCAAAACTGGCAGCTCCAGCGGTTTGAGGTAAATACTATTGCCAAAGAGCTGGCTCAGGAGCTGGTAGTAAAGTCTACAGAGGTGGGACAAGGCCGGGAGGTAGCGGTAATCGGCATTGTGGATGAAAAGGGGCATGTTACCGGCATGGGAAAACCGGTAGTGGGTGGTATGGGCTATATCCCTTCCCGGCTAATTGCTTCCAGCGCTGTGGACATTAGTGGGAGGAGCCTAAAAGAAATTTATGCTAAACTGGTTCCGGAAAATGCCGTTTTTGTGCATACCCATCCTGGTGGAACCGGGGTCATGCATATGGGAGACGCTATGGCTGGACCGGGGACCTGGGGTAGACCGATTATCGCCATTGGTCACGACCAGGATGGCAACATAAAAGGGGCTACAGTAATTGAAGTCCGAGAGGAAATTTTCCGGCTGGCAGATGAAGATGAGAAAATCAGTCAGGAGTTTTTCCAGGCTGAGACTCCGGAAGCAGAAGCGGAAATCCGTAACCGCAAATTCGGGATTGCCCAGGAATTTACCGCTTTATGTAAAGCAATTGAGCTCGTCTAG
- the mtnP gene encoding S-methyl-5'-thioadenosine phosphorylase gives MAIEVAIIGGTGVYDPRLFSDLRDELLENEYGTTSVKIGLYKGKEIAFLNRHGAGHSVPPHLVNYRANIKALKDLGVQRIFATAAVGSLKQEFPPGAFVLVDQFLDFTKQRESTFFTGGEKGVIHIDMTEPYCPHLREIIAQAASRKGIEIAKGGVYVCTEGPRFETPAEIRMYRSLGGDLVGMTSVPEVVLAREAEICYATIAMVTNFAAGISPTPLTHTEVLETMAQNASKLQTLLLEVMDNLPQERNCSCGRAISDLGSL, from the coding sequence ATGGCGATTGAAGTAGCGATAATTGGGGGAACGGGAGTTTATGATCCCCGCCTGTTTAGCGATTTACGAGATGAGTTGCTGGAAAATGAATATGGCACTACCAGTGTAAAAATAGGACTTTACAAAGGCAAGGAAATAGCATTCCTGAATCGCCATGGGGCTGGACATTCTGTGCCCCCCCATCTGGTAAATTACCGGGCAAATATTAAGGCTTTAAAGGATCTGGGAGTTCAGAGGATTTTTGCAACAGCTGCAGTGGGTTCCCTGAAACAGGAATTCCCTCCCGGTGCTTTTGTCCTGGTAGATCAATTCCTGGATTTTACCAAACAGCGGGAATCCACCTTTTTTACCGGGGGCGAAAAAGGGGTTATTCATATTGATATGACTGAACCCTATTGTCCCCACTTGCGAGAAATCATCGCTCAGGCTGCAAGCAGAAAAGGCATCGAAATAGCCAAAGGCGGGGTGTATGTTTGTACTGAAGGGCCTCGCTTTGAAACCCCGGCGGAAATACGCATGTACCGTAGCTTAGGTGGAGATCTGGTTGGCATGACTTCCGTTCCGGAAGTGGTTTTGGCGCGAGAAGCGGAAATTTGCTATGCTACAATTGCCATGGTGACTAACTTTGCAGCTGGAATATCGCCCACTCCTTTAACTCATACGGAAGTACTGGAAACGATGGCCCAGAATGCAAGCAAGTTGCAAACCCTATTACTGGAGGTTATGGATAATCTACCCCAGGAACGGAATTGTAGCTGTGGCCGGGCTATTTCGGATCTGGGCAGTTTGTAA